aataattaagaTCTGTGACATTGCTGTTGTTCCCATAGCAATAGTTAATCCTTTAACTTTGTCTAAATAACTCAATAaaccataatacatgtaatactaaCAATTGTCTAAAATACTACTAACAGTAACAATATCTAAAATCTAAAAACTATCTACATGGTATATCAGAGAAAGGAAGTCGTCAATTAGCACCTTATATAAACAGGTTTGTAGTTAAAAGTAAGTTTTAACATCATGGTGTCAATCATATGCAATATAGATTATTATATAATACTGAGAACTCCAGAGGCCATACTGTATTTCAAAGAGGCAAATTACTTGCATATTAACCTCATATATTAACTTGGATGAACTGTTTAAGATGACTAAAAATATGACTAGAATAATGACTAGAACAAATAATATTACATACAATTAATAGTTAGATTGTTTGATTGGTTATTGTTCATAATAAGAGATAATAACTTTATCTAGAAAATGAGTAACAAAATGTTTGGCCACAATTGAAACTAAAGGAGACAAAAATCTTTGAAGCTATCGTCCATCTGCTTGATTCATGTATTCCATAGGTAACATTTAGACACATTGATCCTCAATAATGCAGGTTCATGTAATCTTCTATTACATTAAAGGAAATTAACACAGAGCATCTCGAATGAGAACTACACCAACCCATAGTAGGTATTTAAAAAGGCATAGTCATAGAGATCAAACAGCTTGTCATCTGCAGGAATTTCTAGTTCTGAAGATGGTCTTGGTAACATCATTGAATAGGAACATGTATGACCTGTAGGCAGGAAACTAATTCCAACTTCAACAAATTCTATCGAAGGTTGTAGTGTAAATCCCAACACCGGCTCCTCTGATGCACCTGTTACAAATTCCATTAAATTACTCAGGGTCAATCCTGGTCTTCTTCCAcctgaaatacatgtacattgatttACTACTAtatttttattcacatttttatttatacaCATAAGGCCAAACAAAAATAGATGAGTGTTTACTGTTTCCCTATGTACCCTAATTTATTGTCCCCAAATATGCCTACCCTAAATTTTTTATTGACaattttgtatgaatttcccataggTTCCAATGTTAAACTATGTTCGGATTGGTGGCCATCTTGTTTTTCCAATCAGCACAATAAACAGTCCTTTTTAAGGTCCATCCAATgatcattcatgctatgtttgttaacatttggcccagtggtttcagaagAGAAGAAGAAAATGTGAAAAGTTAACGAcaacaacggacgccaagtgtgAGCTAAAAATCAGAAGGCAAACGTCTTGTAATTGACATAAGTCCAACGCTAACAAAAGAGGCAAACACATTACCACTCATCACAGTGACACGCTAAACTGTCAGAACTTTTTTGGATCAGTTTATATAAAATCAGGAGTTGTCTGTAGACAAGATCACATAGAGCATGCATTTCTGTTACTGTTCACTTCTAGTAATATTAATACGCtgaataattaatattttattattttattaatttattaaaattgataacaattaaaaaatattaacccttttacaaattcatttatacggataaactgtaaaatattttttgctTATCCTTAAATAAACCGGGTACTCCAATGGCCCCCTCGAATTTTTGAATGCAAACTTAAAATTTTCTTACTTCCAACAGATCTGACATATCTAACAAATGCTGAATAAGCACAGTCTTCTTGAATTTGAGTGTTAGATCCTTTCTCTGAAAATGATGGCTTAAGGATGAGTAGGACTGATTTCAGTGTCAGTGGTACAGAGCTTGGTCTTAGGAGGTGGAGAAAAGCTGGCAATACTGTTCCaatctgaaaatattttaaaacaagactaacaagaGTTATTTTAGCACTACATGTATGAAGAAAACtggaggctcttaagagcctgtatcgctcacctggaTTTACCTTTTCACCTTGAGTGAGACGAAAAAATTTAAGTGCTGCAGTGAATTTAGCTGGTTTTTCTATAGAGAACCATATGAGGACCAGTACTGCTTAGTCTTGTTCCAACTGGCtaaggccaaaaaaaatatatgtctgtttcctgcttccaaggcaaataaatcagggtcggtaggtcgggatttttttttttttttttttttttttttttttttttatttttatttttgcactccctgtcagatttgcagtcggttaaatgtcatgtttggttagggtcctgtaccccaaaatgatttaatccctttaaagaagctttaattgaataatcctcccagtgctgacattttttaaaccttaattgtagcacatttgtgctgggagcagccattttgattgtttgggcatagtaaaatacggatctggatCGGACCGGAAATGAATTTTTCCGACCGGAAACGATTTTTTccggatttgaataaaaagatctagggtcggggggtttgagtcagggtcggtcgggaaacaggaaacagacatatatatttttttttttttggcctaagtGGTTTCAAGCAagaaaatttttaaatgaattttcccATAGGATACTAGATGAAACTAAGTTTGGCTGTGTTGGCCATCTTAGTTAACAATCCAGGTGATTGGACACAGAGGTCCGAAAAAATCTGTTTCAGGGGCGACAACTCCTACATCAGTTAACGAATCATTTTGACAAATTTCGGAATATGTCAGTCTAATAATACTGAACATTTTTATCCCTGCAAGAAATTTGCTAAAggcaacggtttatgagttattTGCATAAACTGGCAGATGACCCCTAAGTTCTATTTATAGTAACGTTGTTCATGTTTTTTCATGGAACAAAAATCCCAACGGTTATTTTGTGTgggataccctaaggaacatatATGCTAACTGAAATTGAATTCTGTACAATGGATCTTGAGAAGAATTTTCAAAGTTGCACATgcaaaaaatgccaaaaaaaactGTTTCAGGGGCCGTAACTTCTACATCGGTTGAGGAATCGTTTTGAAAATTTCAACATAGGTCTGTCTAATGATGCTGAACATTTATAACATTGACAGAAATTTGCTAAAGGCAACggtttttgacatatttgcaaaAAACTGCCATCtgacccatatgttctatttttagtaacgGTGGCCATGTTTTTTCATGAATCAATAATCCCAACGGTCATTTTGTGTgggataccctaaggaacatatATGCCAAGTTTGGTTCCAATTTGCCCAGTGGTTTTAGAGTAGATGATCTTTAAAGAAAAGTTAACGCTGGACAACGGACGAtggacaacggacgccaagtgatggcaaaagctcacatgaccttttaggtcaggtgagctaaaaatgacttAGACACGCACAAAACACTATATCCCCTTGTTGGACTCACAGATCATaagaattcaatattttacaatggTTTTCCATGTCATCATTCTGTTGGCTAAAATTCAATGATGCTTCTTGTATTTTTGTATGCTTACCCGTACAAGTCCTAAACAGTCTAGACCAATCCTCAAGTTTTTGGTGCAGATTGATTCAGGGTCATCTTTAccaaatatatcatttaaaatctCTTCACCTAAGAATGTTGGTATGGATCCATTCTGCAGTATGCTTAGTGCTGTTTGAAAGAAATTGATATAATTGACTGACATATAAACTTCTAATGTATACAAAACCAAGAGGCTGAAACACTAACCTAACTCAAATTAGCCAAGTCTGCCATTTTGACTTAACTAaactataatgaaaaaaaatctacacTCAACGCAGCATGATATGACCACAGCTTGTCGTCAAGGGAATCTGAAcactattaaaaaaacatttttgattcaGACCCCTTTTTGGTACTTAATATCTCTGAAACGGTAAAAGTTacattaaatcaattaaaaaggGCAGGATTTTTTTCTAAGAATTACAATGAATAAAACAGTAAAACCCCATCTGAATCTTACTATTTCTGGCATCGCCCTATATAACCCCTCTTTGACTTAATTAATCTAGAAAATGTTAAAAGTCACACCAAAGCAGACAAAATCTTTAAGGCAAGGAATTTAATGCAAAAAAGCGCGTCAAAATCTTacttcatttaaaattttacttttaagaccctttccccccccccccccccatttcatGCATTTGTAGTATATTAATATCCCTAAGGCTGAGTAGCAGTCCTGATAAAGCATAATTTACccataatttttcaaattgttcTGTAGTCTGTTGCCATATAGTCTCGGAGTCCATTTTGAAAGTACTTTCTTTGAATTTCTGCCAGCACTGTCCGAAAAAAACTCCCGCCTGGGCCCACCAAAGTCTTCTGCTGTCTTTAAAAATACAAGAATCAGTATATGTATCAAGCAAATTTTTAGTGCATATTACAAAAACTGATTCCCCTTTTGAATTGATTACaatcctttatttttttcatttgagagCAAACAGGACACAGGGGATGTTGgacattataataaaacaaatttctGGCCCCTGCCCTTGCTATATTCAAAATTTCATGTAATTTGGTTTGCCCGAGACCACAAATAGTACTGtgtgcatttttatttcaaatttttgacatcttaaaaaaattgcaccagcACAAACCGACTGATTCATATAattcattacatgttttttttctatgatttaatTCATCCCTTTCCTTTCATTTTGGGCATATAACACTAAACAGTTATAATGAGGAACAaaatttgtggacaacgaaaatcatgCCCAATAATTGAGGTCTTGGGCGACATGAAGACCCCTCCCCCCAAAACAAACCGGATTTGCATGGGGAAAAAATTTGTTCTAGTTGTTTACCTCATGATAGAATTGAACTTCTAAGGTCTTTCTCAAATCTTTATCTTTTGTCTGAGCTATTTCGTCCAAGGCAGTTTCTAATAGCTTCTCACGGTTGACCATTATGAAGTTTGTTTCTCCTTCACATGTCTCTCCACTGTGACAGCTGACATCTATATCAAGTTTTCTTCCAGTAACTATTTTTCCCTGGATGAATCTTAGAATTTCTACTGGATCTGTAAtgttttcattaaaaactacctctATTGCGTTGGTAACTATGTAGTCAATTCCACTTTTATCCTCTGCAAAATCTGTATTGGATATATCTGCAGGACCTGTGCATGTTACAGTATTTGGAGGTTCAATTATGTATTGTGCTGTGTCTTCTGCATTTGAAATGTCAACATATTCTGCATGACTCTGAGTGCTAGCAGGTAGATGTACATATAATGAACTAGATGTTGTAGTTGAACTAGAAAAGGATTTGTCAACGGGCggattttgaatatatatacaagtaacaATGTCTTCAGATGCAGAAGCTTTACTACATACAGGTGTACTTATATTTTCCAAATCCTGAGTACATGTACTAGTACATGCCACTTGCATATGCTCAGCCTCTTTGTGATCTAACTTATTGTCAACAGTATTGTAGCTAGGAGTCAAATGGGGATCTTTAAGATCTTCAGAATCACTACTGTGGGTAGAATCATCAATACAATCTATACTAAGAAAGcttttacattttgttaaatgTTCCCGCAATTCTCTGACAGAATATTCAGATAAACAGTTATGACATTTAACTTTGGCTTCTGCATCAGAACATTTTTTAATAGCTGTTACAGAGATATTCTTCTGTATGGGTCTAATGTATAATTTAGCTTGAGGTCCTAAATAACATCTTAGATTTCGAACATTCCACTCACATTCAACCAGATTTAACTCTCTGGAATTCTGACGACAAATTAGCAATTCAAACCCACCACATTGCTTCAGTTGAGGAAAACCTATTGTTTCATTATCAATGGTTTCATCAGAAACAATTTTTTCCATAACAATTGCTTCGGTGTCATCGGTTTGGAATCTTATTTTCCGATGACCTAATCCGGCTTTAAATAGGATCTCTCTTTCAGTAGGTGATGGAACGGTTTTTGCTTCCTTATCAGCCAAACAAACTACTGTTACAGTCCAAGATCTAGAATTAGTTCCACTTgctttacttttctttttttcgaGTGCATATTTTTACCATCAATATCCAATTCTGGTAAGACATGGGGAGATCTTTTGTGTGATGCTCTCGTCCCCGTACCAAATAAAGTATTCCTGTGCTGCAGGATGTTTCTGGCAATTGATGACTGTTTAGTTGTTGATAACTGAGACTCGTCTTCCGATTTTTTCAATTCTAACCGGACTTTCTCCGTTATTCTGGCGATGTCACCTAATTTATGAACGCCTAACTTGTTAATTTGTGATTCATTAAGGCTTAAAAAACATTGCAAGTCAATACCTTCCTTTTGGAATTGGGGAATTAAGTGATTTAGACCTAAGTCTTCTAGAATGTTTTTATCTGTTCCTCTCCATTTTCCGCCATTTTAATTGAATAATAGTTTAGTCGATGTCGGTAAAGAAATATTAAATTTCTGGCAAAAACGTATCTTTTGAAAACTATGAGTCATCTATGTGCATAtggagaaaaagtatgtgcatatagagaaaaagtatgtgcatatagagaaaaagtatgtgcatatagagaaaaagtatgttcgtatagagaaaaagtatgtgcatatagagaaaaagtatgttcgtatagagaaaaagtatgtgcatatatagaaaaactatgtgcatataaagtaaactatgtgcatatatagaaaaactatgtgcatataaagtaaactatgtgcatatatagaaaaactatgtgcatataaagtaaactatgtgcatataaagtaaactatgtgcatatagagtaaaactatgtgcatatatagaaaaactatgtgcatataaagtaaactatgtgcatatagagaaaaaatatgtgcatatatagaaaaagtatgtgcatatatagaaaaagtatgtgcatatatagaaaaactatgtgcatatattgaaaagtataagcgtatctagaaacaagtacacataaggcagctacggcgttccatacATATACATCTTATAAACCATTTTTTAATGTAGCTCTGCTCTTTGATTACATATGTTTAAAACACATATTATGCAAATAACATGAGTGCGCATGATAATCTCCTCTGTATATGCGTAGGTCGCTCTGCTTATGTCGTCTGTAGATATAAGTCTATGTATGTATGTGTAgaattgataatgtatgtctgtctGTTTTTGAATCTGTTTGTCTGTCtatatgtatgtaaatattatgtaaggtgacctgtagttgttaatttctgtttcagttTGGTctttttggatagttgtctcattggcaatcataccacatcttatatgtatgtatgtatgtttgtttgtttgtttgtatgtgtgtatgtatgtatgtatgtatgaaatgaatgtatgtatttatgtaaatatgtatgtatgtatttacattatttctaatattttcgTTACGTCCTATGACGTCATGTAGCTTACAAATCGTATCGCCATTTTACACTACAATTTATGCACAtacgcaaatacaacaaagtcacttaaattttgttttctgggttcatttcatatcagccaggtttatactaaaacaaattatctgccttagtgcaactcagttgcagtctagttaaaaacccctaaccctaaccctaaccctaaccctaaccctaactgtAACATTGCAATTTGGCCGTGTTTGTTACCAGCAATATCAGATGCTCCCTTTAACATCTGGCTCATCGCAAGTTGGCTCATGTCGCAAAATGTTtataccctaaccctaaccataaccttaaccctaacctTGACCCTTACCCAGCGCACACAGTTATTCCTCTATATGTATTCAGAGGAAACTAGTGAATTTTGACATTATAGTTTTTTTTGcaagttttgatatattttgaaacGTTTCTTAAGTACCATATGTTTTTTGTTAcaaccaaaattaaaattaatgataGGTGGTGCAGCATCATAAAATAAAGTAGGAAAGTGTAGAAATTTCTAGATGAAAAGTGTATAATagaattttttgtattttatgctTACATATTTGTAATATATGAAGCAGATGTGCAATTGTTCTTTCCATACTGACAGAAATAATACATTAAGCAATACATGCACATAATATTATGCTTAcacagtgaaatttaaaaaaatatatata
The window above is part of the Mytilus galloprovincialis chromosome 4, xbMytGall1.hap1.1, whole genome shotgun sequence genome. Proteins encoded here:
- the LOC143071072 gene encoding uncharacterized protein LOC143071072 — translated: MALSILQNGSIPTFLGEEILNDIFGKDDPESICTKNLRIGLDCLGLVRIGTVLPAFLHLLRPSSVPLTLKSVLLILKPSFSEKGSNTQIQEDCAYSAFVRYVRSVGSGRRPGLTLSNLMEFVTGASEEPVLGFTLQPSIEFVEVGISFLPTGHTCSYSMMLPRPSSELEIPADDKLFDLYDYAFLNTYYGLV